The Motilibacter rhizosphaerae sequence GCTGGTGGTGGGTCCGGGAAGTGACTTGTCCGAAGTGCCGGTGTCGGGGTGGAAGCCGGCCGCGCTGGATGTTGTAGTCGCCCCCGGGTGTCCTCCCGGACCCGCCCCAGGCTCTGCCCGCAGCGGCTTCTGGTCGGCGACGAGCTGGCGGTAGACGACGTCGGACAGGCGGCGCTTGAGGCAGCGCATCGCCTCCATGGGGGACTTCCCGGCCGCCCGCTTGCGCCGGTAGTACTCCCGCCCGGCGGTGTCGTGCCGGAGTTGGACGATCGCCATGATGTGCAGGACCCGGTTGATCCGCCGGTTCCCCGCCCGGGAGAGCCGGTGCCGGTGCTGGTCCCCCGACGACGCGTCGATCGGGGCGGTGCCGTTCCACGACGCGAAGTGGCCCTTCGTCGGGAACCGGGCCACGTCCCCCACATCGCCGAGCAGCCGCGCCGCCCCGGACGGGCCGATCCCGTTCAGTTCGAGCAGCCCCGAGCCGGTCGCCTCGACCATCTCGGTCAGCTGCTTGCTCGCGGTCTTCATCTTGCGGTCCAGCACCTCGAGCTCGCCCACCACGTCGGCGGCGAGCTGCCGGCGGGTCTTGCCGACCACGTCACGCGGCCGGACGGTGGCGAGCAGGGCGCGGGCTTGTGCTGCGGACAGGGCTTTCTTCGCCCCGCCCGGCACGAGCTCGGTGAGCAGGCGGTGCAGCCGGTTCACCGTCAACGTCCGCGCCGCGCCCAGCTCGTCACGCCGGTCGACCAGCAGCCGCAGCGCCACCGTCACGTCATCCACCACCACCTCACGCAGGGCAGGAGTGCGCAGCGCCACGACCGCGACGGAGTGCGCGTCGGTCGCGTCGGTCTTGCGGCCCTGACCGGTCGAGAACACCCGCGCCCGGGCCGACAGCTTCGCCGGCACATCCACCACCGGCTCCCCGTCCGCGACCAGCCGTTGGGCGAGGTGCCGGCCCACGCCGTTGCAGCCCTCCACCGCCCACACCCGCTCAGGCCACCGGCGTCCCTCCTTGAGCATCGCCCGGTAACCGTCCCGGTCGGTCGAGTACCTGCCGGTCGCGAGCACGTGTTCGCGGTCGTCGAGGACCTCGATCGTTGGGCGTGACCCGGGGCGGTCGTCGCCGGCGGACCGCTTGTGCGGGTCCATACCGATGACGACTCTGCTCATGCCTGCCTCCACACGCCGAACCGGACGGGGACGACGAGGCGGGCAGCGCTACTTCGAGCAGGACAGACCCTTCTTGAGCCCCACCTCGCCACGGCGCCCGGCGGGACGCAGACCATGAGAAAGCCACACCAAGACACCGTGGGCAGCCGCTGAGAGAGCGACCCCGCCGGACACCTCGACCAGCCTCGCCAGGCCTCGGCCGTCCGTCCAGTACACAAGTAGCCGCTGTCAGGGCGCCTAGGGTCTTGTCGGGTCCACTCCGGCCAGGTTCACGAGCCCTCGCCCCTCAGCGACGTCGACCTCGACGTGCAAGGTGTACGAGCGCCCGGCAGAGCGCAGGTCCGCCCACTCGAGCACCTCGTGCAGGTCTCGCGCACCCGTCAAGCGCCACTCGTCGGAGGACCAACCGCCATGTCCGGGCGTCCCTGAGGGCGCTTCGGCCGCCCGCCAGAAGTACACCCGGTAGGTCGGCGAGGAGATCTCCCAGCTCGCGTCACGAGGATCCACCGGCGCCGCGTCCACGACTCGAGCATCGCACTCTCATGCCGCACTGAGCGCGCGGCAGGGTCGGGTCGTCCTAGCCCTGCCGGGGCGGTTCCGCCGCTGGTGTGAGCGTCCTGAGCATGAAGTCACGGGTCTGCTGCACTTCGCGTAGCGAGATGCGGGTGAGTCCCGCTCCGGCGGGGGCCGTGAGCAGATCCCCAAGCCTGCGCTCCTGCGAGAGCCGGCAGACGACGACCGTGAGCTGCAGATCAGGCGCGCAGACGGTCACCGCGTCCTCGACTGTCCCGTCGAGGTACTCGACCTGCGCGGTGCCGAGCTGTGTCGGCGCCCAGGCCAGGAGGTACTCGACGCGCTCAGCGCCGGAGCCCGTGCCGTACAGGTCGAGCTCGAGCGCGCCGGACTCGCTCGGCCAGGGCCGCACGGAACCGCTACCGCTCCAACCGGGGTCATCAGCGGGACCGAAGGTGTGAAAAATTTGGATGGCGCCCTCGGCATCGGGGTGTCGGCCCGCGTGCAAGCGCCACCGCAGACCGTCAGGCTCCTCGTGCTCCCAAACGGCCGGGATGTCCTCCTCCGGCATGCAGGTCAGGTTCATGTCCTCATCCTGGCAGCCGCTTGTGACC is a genomic window containing:
- a CDS encoding IS110 family RNA-guided transposase translates to MSRVVIGMDPHKRSAGDDRPGSRPTIEVLDDREHVLATGRYSTDRDGYRAMLKEGRRWPERVWAVEGCNGVGRHLAQRLVADGEPVVDVPAKLSARARVFSTGQGRKTDATDAHSVAVVALRTPALREVVVDDVTVALRLLVDRRDELGAARTLTVNRLHRLLTELVPGGAKKALSAAQARALLATVRPRDVVGKTRRQLAADVVGELEVLDRKMKTASKQLTEMVEATGSGLLELNGIGPSGAARLLGDVGDVARFPTKGHFASWNGTAPIDASSGDQHRHRLSRAGNRRINRVLHIMAIVQLRHDTAGREYYRRKRAAGKSPMEAMRCLKRRLSDVVYRQLVADQKPLRAEPGAGPGGHPGATTTSSAAGFHPDTGTSDKSLPGPTTSDATPAGSARPDPTTPPVQALSA